A stretch of DNA from Hippopotamus amphibius kiboko isolate mHipAmp2 chromosome 5, mHipAmp2.hap2, whole genome shotgun sequence:
TGCATGGATATTGGACAGTGTTATTTTGTATTGAATAATACTATAGCAAGTTTCAGTATGTTAAGATCTCAGATTGGTATAGTTTATCTTTAATTCCTTAAACTAAGTaaggaaaacattatttatacataatcttttatttaaaaaaggactttttacatttacatttttcttttgagtttttttttttttttggctgactCTTCTAGAGAAACCTTTAAAATGTAgctgaagttaatttttttttttttttttttgactgcattgggtcctcattgctgcacctCTAACTGTGGcacgcgggggctactcttcattgtggtgcacgggcttctcattgcagtggcttctcttgttgcggagcacaggctttaggctccagggcttcagtagttgagacaCACCGGccttgttgctctgcggcacgtgggatcttcccggaccagggatcaaacccatgtcccttgcattgccaggtgaattcttaaccactgtgccaccagggaagtcccaaagttaaTTTTTAGATTCTTGAATGCGTCACTCTTCAGTATTAACAAAGAATGACCttaaataatgattatttttattatcattaatctTGCTGAACTTTTGTATTATAACAGCTGCTCTCCTTTGGTGAAAAGCAGTGCGTGTTCATCAGTAAAGTTGTGGTACACATGAGGCCAGTTTCGGCAAATTCTTCAGCAGGAGGTCCTGCTCTAGGATCGAGGATAGACCTGGATCGGGTCCAAACCATCATGCAGTCCATGGGGTCAAAGTTATCACCTGGAGCTCAGGAATTGATGAACATGGTTAGATTCCAGCAGCATGTAAGTAGAAATGGATTTCTTTCCAAATaccattaaaattctttaaatgatggcttcttttttttcttttttctttttttttacgaacttttgagatgcagttaacatacaataaactgcgtatctttagagtgtacaatttggtattttttttcttattagtaatgtatatacggcaatcgcaatctcccagttcattcctccccaaccctccccactttccccacttggtatccatatgcttgttctctacatctgtgtatttctgccttgcaaactggttgatttgtaccatttttctatattctgcatatatgtgttaatatacgatgtttgtttttctctttctgactcacttcactctgtatgacagtctaggCCAAATGATGGCTTCTTATAAAGACATGTGGTGAcataaatctttttctttcaacttttattattgatttgacTGTTATCTTTAgtaacttttctaaaaataacattCTGTAGACCCACCCTCTTGCAAAAAAAATATCTATTACAGACAACAGTTTTCAatgaattcactcatttattcatttagcaaGTATTTATTTAACCCCTTCTTAGTGCATGACACCCTGTTTTGGTTACTTTGGAAGGTTCAGAGATGAGTTAGTCTGTAGCCTGTCTTTAAGGATCTTTATTTGTAGTCTTATTAGGGGAATCGGGGCATCTAAGTGGAGAATCAAGAGGAAGACTAGGAAAGGCTTATTAAAGGAAGTAGCGTTTTATCCAGGCCCTTAAAGAGGAAGAGCGGGACTAGGCAAGTAAGTTGGGAGGCATGCaactggagagagagaagagtgtgGATTACGTCTTCGGTGCTAGCAGGAGCAGGATGTAGCTAGGAAGTGAATAGAAGTTCGTTCCTCTGGTGAGGAAGTGACAGGGGAAGCTTCAGGTAGACTGGGGCAGGAAGAATCTTGAATGCTATCATAAAGTTCGTGGGTGTTTTTTACCTCTGTTTTAATAAGTTTAATCCACTATTATATGTTAGATGAGTCAGTGGAAAGTGAGGCTGCAAGAAGGAAAGCAGCTCCGTGTTATTTTCCTTGTCTAGAGGAGAGTTAATGGGAGTCTCCATTGGAAAGGGTGACCTGATGCTGGATTGTGAGATACTACAGCAGCGGGGCCATTGGGACTTGACAACTAATTCATGTGGGTTTTGTGGGAGAAAAATAGAATCAAACGTGAAACTAAAGTTTTGAAAATGGTGATACCTATAATATACATGGAATCCAAGGGAGGAAGTGACTTGAGGGGAAAAGGAGCTTAATTTGGGAGTATTGAGCTTTAGATGTGTGTAACACCTGCCCTGGGATTATGTTGTGAGGCTTTGGAAACAtgccgtggggggtgggggtggggtggagggaggtttGGGAGGAGCACCCATGGTGGATGATAGAGAAGGTGGTGAAAGGAGAGACTGGAGCCAGGAAGGAAGACCCTGGGAGAATCGGTGCATTTGTCAAGCatatggggagaggaaagaggaaccAGAAAAGCAGGAGACAGCAGTGCTTAGAGTAGCAAGAGATCTGATGTCAGGAGACCTGCATTCAAAGCTATTAGTTCTGTGTTCTGTGGCATTGCTTCCTCTGTTTGAGGATAAATTTCTTCAGGTTTACAATCTAAACGATAATACTGCTAAGATCATAGGATGAATGtgaaagtttaaaacaaatagtACAAATTAAAAAGGCATGTAACTTTTGTGAGATGTGCTAGTATTAATTTAGTATGAGTATCATTGGATCAGCAGGCAGACGTAGAACAGGAGAGCTGATGATGTTCTGGAGACCATGGAAGGGAGAGCTTCCAAATGAACAGGGTCCatactcttctttctctgccccaTTATCTCAGGAGGTCTCTACGTGGTCCTCCTGCTGCAGGGCTTCCTCTCCACAGTGCAACTGGCATGATCTCAACAGTAAATCAGACTCGACTTCCCCTGTTTACGTAAAGCCCCCTGACCGCTTCCCCTCACGTCAGAATTAGTCCAGGTTCCTTTCCCTGATGTCTAAGATCTGGGCCCTCGTTACCTCCTCAGCCTCATCTCCTGCTACATCTCCTTAGATGCCTTGCCCTAGACATTCTCATGTGTGTATTCCTCAAATACCCACATgtgctcccacctcaggacctttgcactcgTCACTGTTCTCTTTGGCTAGAATCCTCTCTTCCTGATCTTAGCAAACCTGcctttttcttgttatttcaaCATCATCTTAAATGTTCCATCTTAAATGAGACTTTCTCTAACCACCAGATTAAAGTAGCCTTTCACTCataatttatttcctattttcatcAGAGCTTTCTTGGCTATTTTTGTTGTTACGTGTACATATTTCTCTATCTCATTAAAATATAAGCTGTGTGCAGACACAAACCAGGTCTGTCTTGTTTGTTTATGGCTCTGTTGTACATGCCCTTTGAATTATCAGCTAGGTTCCCCTTTGGAGATCTTCAGGGGGTCAGTTTGAATAGTGATGAGATGGAAACCAGATTTTGAGGGATTAGATAGAAAATGGGTAGTTAGAATGTGGAGGTAGCCAGGGTAAAGTGGGTTGTTTCAAGAATGATAGAAATAAGGGACCTGCTGGTATCAGAATTTCTTGGAATGTTTATAAAGTGCGGAATACTGGCCTCACTAGTGAACTGAAAGCCTGAGGATGTGATCCAGGACTCACCTGTTTTATGCGGGCAGCACCAGGTGAGTCTTATATGCATAGTATATTTTAAGAACAAATGTTTGAAGGGAAGGAGCCAGTGAACATagagattaaaaatttaaaaacggaagaagtgtgtgtgtgagtggaaAACTTGGGGAACATTAGAGAGGTTTAATGAATTAAAATCAGTTCATGGactgattttatgttttaaaaacttgaCTTTGGAAGAGAAATAATATGAATAGTAGTTTGGTAGTTTTTGGccatatttttaaggttttttttgtttaatttgaaaataatatgttttctttgctgtgaattTCTGTCAGTTCAGCAGTGCATTAGGTAAACTGTAAGAGTGCTTTCCCAGCTCTCATCCTGTTTTCCCAAGCTTGGTGTGTGTCCTTGTAGCATTTTCTATCATATGGAAACAGAAGTCCTCCAACCAACATCACACGTATTGTAACCCCGAACACACGTGCTAAATCATCACCTACAGGGACATTTGGGAAACCCCCTGGGGAAGAAAGAAGGTGATCCTATTAAATCTTCTTTTAAACATGCTAATAGAAGTCTTCTTTGTAGTGGGGAGGCTATGTTTATGGAGTAATTCTCACAGGGTATACCTGGCTCTCTAGGATTGCTTTTGTTAACAAACAAGGAATCCATGGAATGTCTTCCTGGAGAGTGTCATATAAGCTCTTAGCTATCTGTTGAGTATAAAGTAGGGATGTTTCATGATCAGAACCCCTCCTTCTGTGGAAGAGGTATAGCCACACACAATGTTTGGAACCTTCATAAGTTaattgggttagggttagggttaggggcaGGGCCTGTCCTGATGAGAGGACAGACCTAGGAGCAGCTTTCTAGACTCCCTGCTTCACCAGGCCTTGTGGttccttgttttcttatttcctcatatttgaaggaaataaagTGACTTCTTATTTCCTCGTATTTGAAATTCAGATGTGCtgacttttaatttgtttttgcttCAGCAATTTAGAGTAATCGAGCAGGAATTCTTTATCAAAGCACCTGCATATAGTTGTCATATAATGTTATCTGAGTGAAAGTTGTGCCccattttctcaaagaaaatataGTCAGTTATTCAAGattttcagtgttttcctttttcatcttaaaaaatgaaaggatctttttttcttgctttctcaagGTGATACTTTTTTATGATAATTAAAAAAGTTAGAGAATCCTTTCAGAAATCCTACAAGATGTTCAgagagaaatatgtatttttttcagaaatctgAGGGTATATATGCAAATTTGTATTTGTCTTGTTTACTGTCTTATTTCCAGTGCCTGAAACAGTACCTAACACAGAGTAGATttctggtaaatatttgttgaatgaatgaggttCAGGCTGGCTGGCTTAATCCAAGAATCACTTTTTAGAATATCCAGAAAATATGTGGACTGAGTGTCTTCACCTAATCTTGTGTCATACTTTTCTCCGTCTCTCTCAGTAGACACTGAGCAATAGTAAGTATGAGATGATAGCCCCTCGTAAGAATCTCTAGTAGAGTGCTGTTTAGAATTTAGGATGGAGCTGTATAACGTAACACTTAGCTAGGCTAGAGgtagttttgcttttctcttatgaACAGATCGAAAAGCATAGCAAGAACATGCCCTCGTATAGGAGACAGTCCAACCTCCTCTCAAAGGTGAGTCAGAGTCTTCTGCGGAAATAATATAGCATGACCTGTTGAGGCCACAAAACATAATCATTAGCCTACAAACTATTAAGGCAGACATAGCCAAAAGGAAGCTCATTTTAGTCCCTGAAAATATCACAAAAGTACTCATGGAACATCAGACTTTACGTATGTAACTGTCTGATCTATCCTCCAATGAAAACAAGTTGCATATCCCTAGGTTGGCTTACCATATGTGACGGTGGGTAAATGATTTTAATTCTATGAAGGTTATCAATCATTGTGACTCCATTGAGAATACTGCATTTTATTCCCATAAATTAAGGAGGCCTTTGTAGTGGACACATGAGAACATGCCCACGCAATTTTCCTAAGTATGCTTGTATTTAGTTGAGTATTTTCCTTAGCAAAACTAGTGAAATGATTCATAAAAGTCCTGACTCTGGAGTTAGGTggcctgggttccagtcctggttctgccactgacTAGTTGTGGTAGCTTGGCCAAGTTAGCGTCAGTCTTGGTCTCCTCAACTTATAATTGGGATAGTAGCTATAGCCTGCTCCATATGAAAGCTTTGAGGATCGAATGCAAGAAGGCACACTGCCTGACTCTAAGTTACTCCAGCAGTTACCTGTCATTATCGTTAATGTCCATAATAGCATTTTCTTATCTACCTTGCTTAGAATTGTATTCCCACTGGAGAGCATCTTCAGTCGGTTTTGGGAAGCACTGGATGCAAGCCCGTGATTGGACTGCAAGCATCATCTCCTTCGGGAGCCTTCGACAAGTCATCCTCCACACCTTTTCCTTTCAGAACTGGATTGACCTCTGGAAATGTGACTGAAGACTTAAAAGCTTACACGGGTAAAAGTACGCAGCCAGCTGGTGGAGGAAATGTGACAAGCCTCCAAGCGTGTACAGTTGTGCCACAAAACCAATCTCTTCTTGAGAATGATCTTAAGAACGCAGTATCTTCTTTCTTACCAAAGAAGGCAAGTGACAACTCACACATACCTAACTCTGAGTTGCTGCCTTTTCTCCAGAATTTGTGTAGTCAAGTGAACCATCTCCGTGTGGGCCCTGACACCAAGTGGCAGGAAGGCATCCCCAAGCCCGGCAAAGGCACTGTGGGAGTTACGTAAGTATTTAAGACAAGTGTGGTTTAGattgggtggggggatggggtgaggCAGGTGGCGGAAAACAGGTTTGCTTCAATAACGACTGCCTGAAAATGTTTCCAGAGAGAATTTTAGGAGCTTTTACATTTCTCCCTTAACACGCTGTAGGAAAGCAATACTCTGCAGAGTAGGATGGGTTGCTTAGAGACAAGTGTGCAAACCTGGAGGTGCCGAGCGTTTCTCAGGCATTTGGTGGAAGGGGTACGAGCAGCAGATGAGGGTTGGAGTAGAGAGTTATCTATGTTTGGAGAGGAGCTTTGCAAACCATGATAGGTACATTTTTTTTGCCTGATTGTATGAAGTGAGCCATTGTACCAGATTTTCTTTGTAGATCCTGTGTGACCTAGGCTAATATTGGAGTCATCCAAACCTTTTTCAGCTCTAAATTCTTTATAGTGTACAGGCCCTTATCCCCTTGTCTCATAACTCCAATTTCTTCCAGTCCTGCTTTGATTGAGGCGTGGCTAAGTGTTTAGTGTGTTCCCCATCCTTTATATGGATGTAGTGTCCAGATTTTGCACCAGACTGGAATTCAGGACTCTAATCATAGTTCTGGCTTGACTGTTTTGCCTTACTGTTTACATTTTGGCTTAGCCTTTTGTCCCATGTAAAATGAGATAGTTGTAACATTTGAAGTTTTCTTAATGTCCTCAATAGCATTCAATTTGAGGAGTTTAATAAGTTATTGAAACAAAAAGTGGTTCTTACTTGGGAAGGACAAGGAAAGATAACAATAGGCTTTGTTTTTGGTGGAGGGGTTGGGTGGCAGGGTTTGCcgtgctgcgtggcatgtgggctcttagttcttagttccgtgaccaggattgaacctatgccccctgcagtggaagcacggagtcctaacgactaaactgccagggaagtcccagtcttaTTTGTTGATAGTGTAATCAATGTTAACTTGTGatatggcaaaacaaaacaaacaataaaacccaaagaaaaaagaCACCTAGACAGATTTAAAAACTGCTTCTGGATCCAGCTGAGATGGAATGTCCCCATTTCTCTCAGATCCCCACTTGTACCAATAAAAATCCCTGGACATAATACAGCAAACATACAAAGAAGTCAGATTGCTCAGGGACTGTGAGGCTTAGTGTTCCTTAGTTCCCAGTTATTTGAGAGTTTCTTTCGTCATAGAAGGGTAGaggattttgttaaatatttttcctgtggCCATTCATAGGAGCATGCATTTTCTTCTGTAGTCTGTtcatatggtgaattacattaatttcaAAAACTGAACCCACCTTGTATActtagaataaatcccacttggttgtgggctgtaattcttttttatacAATGCTGGGcctgatttgctaatattttgttgagtattctTGCATCTAATTCATTAGATAATGGTCTGTATTTTTCTtgtactgtctttgtctggttttctatgagggtaatactggcctcaaaATGAGTTCTGTGTTTTAGAAGAGATCATGTTAAATTGGTGTTATCTCTTGTTAAGATGTTTGGTAGAGGTCTCCAATCAAATGAGCTGCTCTTTCCTGGAAACTGTTAAATCACCAATTCAATTTCATACACAGTAAAGTTGTCAGTTCTCCCCATTGATATGCAGGCTTAATGTAATGCATAGCGAAATCCCACCACAATAGTTTGTAGTCATAGAcaggagtatttttaaaattatgtgaacAGCAAAGAGGTAGAGTAGCTAAAATGGCTTTGAAAAAGGAGAATGAAGTGGTCAAAATCACTTTTCCCAGTGTCGGGTCTTATATAGTGCGAGTATTCAGGACATTGTAGTGTTGGCCGAGGGACAGACACAtaggtcagtggaacagaatagaggggtCAGAagtagacccacacaaatatgctcaactgattctttttttaataaaatttatttattttattggctgtgttgggtctttgttgctgcacacgggctttctttagttgtgatgagtgggctcctcattgtggtggcctctcttgttgtggagcacgggctctaggcacttgggctccagtagttgtggcacatgggctcaatagttgtggctcacgggctctagagcacaggctcaatagttgcagcgcgcgggcttagttgctccacggcatgtggtatcttcctgcggcagggattgaacctgtctcccctacattggcaggtggattcttaaccactgcgccacctaagaagtcctctcaactgatttttgacaaaagtgcaaCAGCAATTCAATAAAGGaagaatagtctttttaacaCAGTGCTGGAGCAGTTTGGTATCCAGAGGGCATAAAGTGAACCAGGACCCAAACCtcataccttatacaaaaattaactcaaaatggatcataaactcaaatgtaaaacataaagctATGAAAGTTTTCTAATAATATATGGGAGACAATCTTTGGGGACCTAAGACAAGATAAGAGttcttagatgtgacaccaaaagcaggaTAATAGAAAATTTGATGTGCTGGACCCCATGAAAACGTAAACCTTTTCATGTTGTAAAAGACTCTGAGAGGAATAGAATACAAAttccaaaatgggaaaaaaatgtttgcaatttACAAATCCAACAAATGACATATCTAATAtagaaagaactctcaaaattcaacattaaaaaaatccaattagaacATGGGCAAAAGACATAATGAGACATTTTACCAGAGAGGATGtacaaaaaacaaataagcagtGAAGAGATGTGCTATTGACCTCATGgctattaaggaaatgcaaattaaaaccacaagataccgCTACACAGTTATtcgaatggctaaaataaaaagtttaaaaatgctaACAATACCAAATACcaatgagaatgtggagaaactgggtcTCTCATACATTGCTCATGGGGATTTAAAGTGGTTCAGCGACTCTAAAAAATAAGTTTGGCAGTTTTCAGTAGCTAAACATATAGTTACCATGTGACTTAGCAATCATATCCCtgagcatttatcccagagaagtgAAAACGTCTTTCCGCATAAAAACCAGTACACAATTGTTCATAGAAGCTCTATTTGTAAAAGCCAAAAACTGCCAGTCTGTTTTAAaatagatgaatggttaaatTAACCCTGGTATATCCATATCACGGGTTGCTATCAGCAATGAAAGTGAATGCCCTGTTGATACATGCAACAGCTTGGTTGTCTGTCGAAGGCTTTATGCTGATTGACCAAAGAGAATCTCAGGAGGTCATCTATAACATGATTCCGTTTGTGTAACATTCTCAGAAGAGCAGAGATGAAGACTGTGTGAGTGATCACCAGGTGTTAGGGATGGAGGAGATTAGGGGCGTGGATGTGTCAATAAAAGGGTAGCAGGAGGAAGATCTTTGTAGTTCAGGAATAGTTCTGTCTCTTGAATGTGGTGATGTTTACATGAACGTGTGTCCATGTGATAAGATGGCACCATGCTAACATCAAATTCCTGGTTTTGATGTTATAGTTAGGTAAGATATAATGGTTGGGACCGTTGGGGAATTATAGTATCTTtacaacttcctgtgaatctatagttatttgaaaataaagagaaaaataaaaagctcctCATAtattctagagcagtggttctcaaactttttggtctttactctcttaaaaataattgagcactccaaagaacttttatttatataggctacatagaaatatttattagttttggAATAACAATAAACCCATTACCTagtaatataaacatttttatgaaaaaatagtatattttctttttaatgagaaTTTATGTAAAACTTTATTAGCTTTGGGTTGTATTCTCTTAAATATTGCATCTTAGTGTGTATAACCATATATAGCTGGTAAGACCACAGTAGAAGTACTGAGAACTGAGTTACCTCTGAGAGAAACATTTATCTATACCCTAAACCTACTACCTTAAGGAATTCTAGGAAACAGAATATACAACCGTACATGCTATTAGTCATCAGAGTAATGACATTATACATGGTGTTGTCTCTGGATTATTCATCATACATTCATTGTACAATTCCTGTTCAAATAACATCTTAGTATTATCATAAAAATACTTTTGACCTCATGGAACCCCTGGAAAAAGTCGTGGAGACCCTGGGGTTTTGTGGACCACACTCTGAAATTCACTGTCCTTGTCCTTCCAGTGCTT
This window harbors:
- the LOC130853173 gene encoding ATPase PAAT-like isoform X2 → METEAVHRPLTRRATLASSWDAACGAVAQSLHVTRAGLGAADADWEELLAPPATGQDGVILKRNVNSQDESPCFLYLRCDPHGGEEIVSVGILSSARNMEVYLGEEYCGTSRGKNVCSVLDNSEHEKIILYKKYLKLESSTHACKIKLLSFGEKQCVFISKVVVHMRPVSANSSAGGPALGSRIDLDRVQTIMQSMGSKLSPGAQELMNMVRFQQHNCIPTGEHLQSVLGSTGCKPVIGLQASSPSGAFDKSSSTPFPFRTGLTSGNVTEDLKAYTGKSTQPAGGGNVTSLQACTVVPQNQSLLENDLKNAVSSFLPKKASDNSHIPNSELLPFLQNLCSQVNHLRVGPDTKWQEGIPKPGKGTVGVTRATCLFLLGKDSF